Proteins encoded by one window of uncultured Methanobrevibacter sp.:
- a CDS encoding glutathione peroxidase, whose product MSVYDFEVKDSDGNMVSLSEFKDKVLLIVNSATKCGFTPQYTELNEIYNEFKDEGFEILDFPCNQFGAQAPGSTEEIAEVCRNKWLVPYQIFDKIDVNGENADPLFEYIKNEQPFTDIKGKGATALKLMLKAKDRHYKDNNDIKWNFTKFLVDRQGNVVRRFEPTEDLGDVKNAVKDLL is encoded by the coding sequence ATGTCAGTATATGATTTTGAAGTAAAAGACAGTGACGGAAACATGGTTTCCCTCTCTGAATTTAAAGACAAAGTATTATTGATCGTAAATTCAGCAACCAAATGCGGATTCACACCACAATACACAGAACTGAACGAAATCTACAATGAATTCAAGGATGAAGGTTTTGAAATACTCGATTTCCCATGCAACCAATTCGGTGCACAGGCACCTGGAAGCACAGAAGAAATTGCAGAGGTATGCCGCAACAAATGGCTGGTACCATACCAAATCTTTGATAAAATCGATGTGAACGGTGAAAATGCAGATCCTTTATTTGAATACATTAAAAACGAACAGCCTTTCACAGACATCAAGGGAAAAGGCGCAACCGCATTGAAACTGATGTTAAAAGCAAAAGACAGACACTACAAAGACAACAACGACATCAAATGGAACTTCACCAAGTTCCTAGTTGACCGCCAAGGAAATGTTGTTCGCAGATTCGAGCCAACAGAAGACTTAGGCGACGTTAAAAACGCAGTTAAGGATTTATTATAA